From a single Parambassis ranga chromosome 2, fParRan2.1, whole genome shotgun sequence genomic region:
- the tmem110l gene encoding transmembrane protein 110, like isoform X2, with product MDLYGYSGVFLVKRFLDKPPFEVTNMSDINKANPHGCDNGALTDRFGVLIQGLLAIVAFSTLMLKRFREPVLIRRPWRIWFFDTSKQAIGALFIHFANVFLSTLTKEDPCSLYLMNFLLDATLGMLVIWLAVKLVSKLVEYKQWTLLMFGEYGDPPQAAAWLGQCGIYLLIMVLEKGVISLVLLVPGWSKLQEVLLSYIANPQLELVLVMLIVPFIVNSIMFWVVDSLMMRKYKTMKSLDDSCDCSVKKADSPPHVNSDESRVLLTVETDTEEASEGEEDPGDNEPVPCVQYSGGPLRPSWVVV from the exons ATGGACTTGTACGGATACAGCGGGGTCTTCCTGGTGAAGAGATTCCTGGATAAACCCCCGTTCGAAGTCACGAACATGTCTGACATTAACAAGGCGAATCCTCACGGCTGTGATAACGGAGCTCTGACGGACAGGTTCGGTGTCCTGATCCAGGGGCTGCTGGCCATCGTCGCCTTCAGCACGTTGATGT TGAAGAGGTTCCGGGAGCCTGTACTCATCAGGAGACCATGGAGGATCtg GTTTTTTGACACATCCAAACAAGCAATTGGTGCTCTGTTCATCCACTTTGCCAATGTCTTCCTGTCCACACTCACCAAAGAGGACCCCTGCTCTCT GTACCTGATGAACTTCCTGTTGGATGCCACGCTGGGAATGCTGGTCATCTGGCTGGCTGTCAAACTGGTGTCCAAGCTGGTGGAGTACAAACAGTGGACATTGCTCATGTTTGGAGAATATG GTGACCCTCCGCAGGCTGCAGCATGGCTGGGTCAGTGTGGCATCTACCTGCTCATCATGGTACTGGAGAAAGGTGTGATCAGCCTGGTGTTGCTTGTCCCTGGATGGTCCAAA CTGCAGGAGGTGTTGCTGAGCTACATCGCTAACCCTCAGCTGGAGTTGGTGCTAGTCATGCTGATTGTGCCCTTCATAGTCAAT tcCATCATGTTCTGGGTTGTGGACAGCTTGATGATGAGGAAGTATAAGACGATGAAGAGCCTGGACGACTCCTGTGACTGCTCGGTGAAGAAGGCGGACTCTCCGCCCCATGTTAACAGTGACGAGTCACGG GTCCTGCTGACAGTCGAGACAGACACTGAGGAGGCCTCAGAGGGGGAAGAGGACCCAGGCGATAACGAACCGGTTCCGTGTGTGCAGTATTCAGGTGGACCACTGAGGCCGAGCTGGGTGGTGGTGTAA
- the tmem110l gene encoding transmembrane protein 110, like isoform X1 — MDLYGYSGVFLVKRFLDKPPFEVTNMSDINKANPHGCDNGALTDRFGVLIQGLLAIVAFSTLMLKRFREPVLIRRPWRIWLDFFSLHLFFFYCFRHATQNQIFFHLFRFFDTSKQAIGALFIHFANVFLSTLTKEDPCSLYLMNFLLDATLGMLVIWLAVKLVSKLVEYKQWTLLMFGEYGDPPQAAAWLGQCGIYLLIMVLEKGVISLVLLVPGWSKLQEVLLSYIANPQLELVLVMLIVPFIVNSIMFWVVDSLMMRKYKTMKSLDDSCDCSVKKADSPPHVNSDESRVLLTVETDTEEASEGEEDPGDNEPVPCVQYSGGPLRPSWVVV; from the exons ATGGACTTGTACGGATACAGCGGGGTCTTCCTGGTGAAGAGATTCCTGGATAAACCCCCGTTCGAAGTCACGAACATGTCTGACATTAACAAGGCGAATCCTCACGGCTGTGATAACGGAGCTCTGACGGACAGGTTCGGTGTCCTGATCCAGGGGCTGCTGGCCATCGTCGCCTTCAGCACGTTGATGT TGAAGAGGTTCCGGGAGCCTGTACTCATCAGGAGACCATGGAGGATCtggttagattttttttctcttcatcttttcttcttctattgtttCAGACATGCAACACAAAACCAAATATTCTTCCATCTTTTTAGGTTTTTTGACACATCCAAACAAGCAATTGGTGCTCTGTTCATCCACTTTGCCAATGTCTTCCTGTCCACACTCACCAAAGAGGACCCCTGCTCTCT GTACCTGATGAACTTCCTGTTGGATGCCACGCTGGGAATGCTGGTCATCTGGCTGGCTGTCAAACTGGTGTCCAAGCTGGTGGAGTACAAACAGTGGACATTGCTCATGTTTGGAGAATATG GTGACCCTCCGCAGGCTGCAGCATGGCTGGGTCAGTGTGGCATCTACCTGCTCATCATGGTACTGGAGAAAGGTGTGATCAGCCTGGTGTTGCTTGTCCCTGGATGGTCCAAA CTGCAGGAGGTGTTGCTGAGCTACATCGCTAACCCTCAGCTGGAGTTGGTGCTAGTCATGCTGATTGTGCCCTTCATAGTCAAT tcCATCATGTTCTGGGTTGTGGACAGCTTGATGATGAGGAAGTATAAGACGATGAAGAGCCTGGACGACTCCTGTGACTGCTCGGTGAAGAAGGCGGACTCTCCGCCCCATGTTAACAGTGACGAGTCACGG GTCCTGCTGACAGTCGAGACAGACACTGAGGAGGCCTCAGAGGGGGAAGAGGACCCAGGCGATAACGAACCGGTTCCGTGTGTGCAGTATTCAGGTGGACCACTGAGGCCGAGCTGGGTGGTGGTGTAA